TAAAGCCGCACCAGTCATTAAAAAGAAGATACCAGCGTGAACCCATTCTTTAAGCCGCGGAAAACCTGGCACGACGAGAGCGATGGCTCCAAGCACTTTCCAAATCCCGAGAATGGTCAAGACGTATAATGGGTAACCAAGATTCGTCACTAACTCGAGGTTTCCCCCATATTGCATCAGTTGCCCGATACCACTTAACATAACAGCTGCTGTGAGTAGTAATGTGACTGACCAATAGGCAATTATTTTTCCTCGGGGCTGGGTTTCTACTCTCGCGGTTGTATCCGCACCGATAATCTTACTCATTTGTTTCCCCCTCATAATTGTTTCAAGTGAAACTTATTCAGGTTCCAAACTTTCCAAATGACTAACTCCTAATTGGACACCATTTGGTGTTGCTTTGATAATACGACACCATTCAGTGTCCTGTCAACATCATCTTTTAGTACCACATGAAAACCTAAGTCAGTGTATTTGTCCCCTGACTACATGCTAAAAAGCCTCGGCGCGTTAATGCCGAAGCTTTACGATTGTGACTCGGTTTTCTTTCTTCGATTAACTTATCATCTTGTATAAGGCTAAGGCCTGTTTTGGGGGGAAGCACCCCATTTCCAAATTCCACTTAATAGCGCTATTGCTTTGTTCGGACAAGCTTTAATCGTCCAAGTTATGCTTGTCCTTTTTCATTTCGAAAAAGGAGGATTGTCTTACTGAAGTCAGCGAGACAACCCATGATCATTCGACTTTTTGCCAATTTAATCGCGAACTTTTATCCCGCTCCAAATCTCTAATTCATTCCTTTCTGTTCGGAATTGACATAACCTGTCGTGATGAACAGAATGGACGATCGCTCTGTATTCTCCTTTCTTGGTTACGGCTCATCGCACTCCTCTAGACTTTATCGCTCTTTTCGCACTTGGTTTATTTGCTGCATGTCTGTTCAATTTCTTGCTAGGTGCAGGAACCTTGGTGTACGTATGCTTGGTGTTGGACGTAGTCGTTTTTTTGGTTTTATTCCCTACAGCTACTGTTCGTCTCGTTGAATTCGCAGGTTGTTTGGCAGACGATGCATTCACCGCTTTAATAGCCTGCTTTGCGATCTTTGCTATTCGTTGTAGC
This is a stretch of genomic DNA from Brevibacillus choshinensis. It encodes these proteins:
- a CDS encoding DoxX family protein codes for the protein MSKIIGADTTARVETQPRGKIIAYWSVTLLLTAAVMLSGIGQLMQYGGNLELVTNLGYPLYVLTILGIWKVLGAIALVVPGFPRLKEWVHAGIFFLMTGAALSHAFANDYGDYGFHIILPLSYAALNIASWALRPKSRIL